The DNA region GCGCCCTGGCCGCGTCGCGGAGATGCTATGCGCCCAGGGGGAGCCTCCCGCCGTTGAAATAGGGGGACTACGCGCTGCAGGCGGGCGGTTTGAGTGGTCGGGTGGGGGTTTTGTCCGAAAACGATGGGCCCGCCGACCGCCAGAAGCGGACATTACTCAAACGCATACTCTGACGCTGCCCGAACCGCTACGCACTCTTTCCCCGGCACAGCCCCAGGGGTTAGGGTTCCTGTCTAAATGCCCGACCCGCTCCCCCAGGTCCGACAGCTCACCCTCCGCGCCGCGGCCACGGGCGCGGTGCTGGGCATGGTGTTGGTCCCTTGCAACGTCTACTCGGGGCTGAAGATCGGCTGGTCGTTCAATATGTCCATCGCCGCGGCGCTGCTGAGCTGCGGCTTCTGGAACGCCACGCGCCGCGTCGCCGGACCTGAGCGGATCGCGCACTGGGGGATGCTCGAGAACAACATCAACCAAACCTGCGCCTCGAGCGCCGCGTCGATCATTTCTGCTGGCTTGGTGGCGCCGATCCCGGCGCTGACCATCCTCACCGGCCAGACGCTCAGTTGGCCGGTGCTGTCGGCCTGGCTCTTCTCGGTCAGCCTGATCGGCGTGGTGGTGGGGTTGATCCTCCGCCGGCAGATGCTGGAGGTGCAGGCCCTGCCCTTCCCTTCCGGCGTGGCGACCGCCGAGACGGTCCGAGAGATCTACGCCGCGGGCCGCGAGGCCGCTATCCGGCTACGCGGATTGATGACTGCCGGGCTGCTGGCGGCCGCGGTCAAGCTGCTCCCCACCGCTCCCTGGGGGCCGGCGATCGGGCTGGGCCCCGTCGGGGCGCCCATGCTCTCGACCCGCGGCCTGGGGCTGATGCTCGACCCGTCGCTGTTGATGATCGGCTTCGGCGCCATCGTTGGGCTGCGGGTCGGCGTCTCGCTGCTGCTGGGCGCAGCGATCGCCTGGGGAGTGATCGCCCCGTGGCTGTTCGCCACCGGGCGACTGCCGGCGCCCGCTTCTCCCGACGAAGGGGTCTTCCTGGCCGCGGTCGAGTTCTTGCTCTGGCCGGGGGTGGCGATGATGGTCGCGGCGGCGCTCACCTCCTTTGCTGCTTCGATCCCGCGGGTGCTGCGCGGCATCGGCAGCGCCGCCCCTGAAGACCCCGTGGAGGGCGCACGCGAGGGCGTGGCGCCTCGATGGCTGATCGCGGGGATGGCGCTCGCTACGGTGCTGGCGGTCGCAGCGCAGGTCTGCTTCTTCGAGATCCACCCCGCGATGGCGCTGCTCAGCGTGTTGATGACGTTCTTGCTGGCGGTGGTCGCGGCGAGGGTTTCCGGAGAGACGGGCATCCCCCCCATCGGCGCCTTGGGCAAGGTCACCCAGATCACCTTCGGCCTGATCCACCCGACCAGCGTGGGCACCAATCTGATGACCGCCAACGTCACCGGCGGCGCCGCCGGTCAGTGCAGCGACCTGCTGCACGACCTCAAAGCGGGCCGGCTGCTGGGCGCCTCGGTCCGCGCTCAGGCCGTGGCGCAGGTGCTGGGGGTGATCGTTGGGTCGCTGGCCGGCAGCGCCGCGTATCTGCTGCTGGTCCCCGACCCCGCCGCGATGCTGCTCACCCCGGAGTGGCCCGCCCCGGCGGTGGCCACCTGGAAGGCGGTGGCCGAGCTGTTCCGCGACGGGATCGACGCGGCGCCCCGCGGCGCGATGCCGGCCGCGGTGATCGGAACGGTGGTCGGCGTGCTGCTAGCGGCGCTCGATCAGTGGCGCCCCAAGCGGGCGCGCCGGTGGCGCCCCAGTGCGGTGAGCATGGGGCTCGCGTTTGTGATCCCGGCATACTACTGCTTGTCGCTGTTCTTCGGCGCCGCGATTGCGGCGGTCGCACTGCGGATTTCGCCGCGCTGGGCGCAGCGGCTGACGCTCCCCATCGCCGCGGGGCTGGTGGCCGGAGAGAGCCTCGCGGGGGTCGGGGGCGCCTTGTGGTCCATGCTGTGGAAGATCGGCGGAGAATGACTGAGCGTCCCCCAACACCCCACTAGCCGACGGGCGCCGCCCCGTCGGGGTCCATCCATCAACGCGTCTATCGAATCACCCCGACCGGGCGGAACCCGTTGGCTGGTGGCAACCACTGGGTTGCGGTCAGCCACCATATCCCGACACTAAAACGTAAGAATCCCCCGACAAATCAAGAAAACGGCACTCTATGTGTGGCATCTGCGGCGAGGTCCGCTTCGACGATCGTTCGGCAAACGTAACCGCAGTCGCACGTATGGCCGGCGGCATGGTCCGCCGCGGACCAGACAGCGACGGGATCCTGGCGCGGGGCCGGGTGGCCTTCGGGCACCGGCGGCTGCGGATCATCGACCTCTCCGAGGCGTCGCAGCAACCGATGGTCGACGCCGACCTCGGGCTCTCGATCGCGTACAACGGCGCCATCTACAACTACCCGGAGCTGCGCGCCGAGCTGGAGGGGCTCGGCTACCGGTTCTTCAGCCGGGGCGACACCGAGGTGATCCTCAAGGCCTACCACGCCTGGGGCAAGGCGTGCGTCCATCGGCTCAACGGCATGTTCGCCTTCGCGATCCACGAACGCGATTCGGGCCGGGTGGTGCTGGCCCGCGATCGGCTTGGGATCAAGCCCCTGTACTACGCGAACCTGCCGGGCGCCCTGCGGTTCGCATCGACGCTCCCCGCCCTGCTGGCGGCGGGCGAGATCGACACGTCGATCGATCCGGTCGCGCTCAACTTTTATATGTCGTTCCACTCGATCGTGCCGCCGCCGCGGACGATCCTGCGCGGCGTCCAGAAACTGCCCCCGGCGAGCGTGATGGTGGTGGAGCCGGACGGAACGATGTCGCAGGAGACTTATTGGACGCTGGAGTTCGGCGCCCGCGACGACCAATCGCGCTACTCTCAGGACGACTGGATCGACGAGACGCTCGACGTGATGCGTCGGGCCGTCCGGAGGCGCCAGATCGCCGACGTGCCGGTTGGCGTGTTGCTTTCCGGGGGGCTCGACTCCAGCCTGATCGTCGGCCTGCTATGCGAGAACAATTCCGCAGCGGTAGAGACATTCTCCATCGGGTTTGAATCGGTCGGTGGCGAGGCGGGGGACGAGTTCAAGTACTCCGACGTGATCGCCAGCCGCTACGGCACGAAACACCACAAACTGATGATCGACTCGGCACGCACGCTGCCGGCGCTCGGGGAGTGCATCGCGCAGATGTCGG from Pirellulimonas nuda includes:
- a CDS encoding OPT family oligopeptide transporter, with translation MPDPLPQVRQLTLRAAATGAVLGMVLVPCNVYSGLKIGWSFNMSIAAALLSCGFWNATRRVAGPERIAHWGMLENNINQTCASSAASIISAGLVAPIPALTILTGQTLSWPVLSAWLFSVSLIGVVVGLILRRQMLEVQALPFPSGVATAETVREIYAAGREAAIRLRGLMTAGLLAAAVKLLPTAPWGPAIGLGPVGAPMLSTRGLGLMLDPSLLMIGFGAIVGLRVGVSLLLGAAIAWGVIAPWLFATGRLPAPASPDEGVFLAAVEFLLWPGVAMMVAAALTSFAASIPRVLRGIGSAAPEDPVEGAREGVAPRWLIAGMALATVLAVAAQVCFFEIHPAMALLSVLMTFLLAVVAARVSGETGIPPIGALGKVTQITFGLIHPTSVGTNLMTANVTGGAAGQCSDLLHDLKAGRLLGASVRAQAVAQVLGVIVGSLAGSAAYLLLVPDPAAMLLTPEWPAPAVATWKAVAELFRDGIDAAPRGAMPAAVIGTVVGVLLAALDQWRPKRARRWRPSAVSMGLAFVIPAYYCLSLFFGAAIAAVALRISPRWAQRLTLPIAAGLVAGESLAGVGGALWSMLWKIGGE
- a CDS encoding N-acetylglutaminylglutamine amidotransferase, producing MCGICGEVRFDDRSANVTAVARMAGGMVRRGPDSDGILARGRVAFGHRRLRIIDLSEASQQPMVDADLGLSIAYNGAIYNYPELRAELEGLGYRFFSRGDTEVILKAYHAWGKACVHRLNGMFAFAIHERDSGRVVLARDRLGIKPLYYANLPGALRFASTLPALLAAGEIDTSIDPVALNFYMSFHSIVPPPRTILRGVQKLPPASVMVVEPDGTMSQETYWTLEFGARDDQSRYSQDDWIDETLDVMRRAVRRRQIADVPVGVLLSGGLDSSLIVGLLCENNSAAVETFSIGFESVGGEAGDEFKYSDVIASRYGTKHHKLMIDSARTLPALGECIAQMSEPMVSHDNVGFYLLSQEVAKFVKVVQSGQGADEIFAGYHWYPPVLDSPDAVETYRQHFFDRDFAEYRRAVAPEYVDQDAALQFVREHFASRGASAPIDQALRIDALVMLVDDPVKRVDNHTMAASLEARVPFLDHEVVEFAATVPSALKVADGGKYILKEAARRVIPAEVIDRPKGYFPVPALKYLRGDFLELARSALTSPAARSRGLFNQAYVDELLQDPEAHITPLRGSKLWQLALLELWLQEHVPG